A region from the Sorex araneus isolate mSorAra2 chromosome 6, mSorAra2.pri, whole genome shotgun sequence genome encodes:
- the RPL34 gene encoding 60S ribosomal protein L34 has protein sequence MVQRLTYRRRLSYNTASNKTRLSRTPGNRIVYLYTKKVGKAPKSACGVCPGRLRGVRAVRPKVLKRLSKTKKHVSRAYGGSMCAKCVRDRIKRAFLIEEQKIVVKVLKAQAQSQKAK, from the exons ATGGTGCAGCGCCTGACATACCGCCGGCGGCTCTCCTACAACACCGCCTCCAACAAAACCCGCCT GTCCCGAACCCCAGGAAATAGAATCGTTTACCTGTATACCAAGAAGGTTGGGAAGGCGCCGAAGTCCGCGTGCGGTGTGTGCCCCGGCCGGCTTCGAGGA GTCCGGGCGGTGCGGCCCAAAGTTCTGAAGCGGCTGTCTAAAACAAAGAAGCACGTCAGCCGCGCCTACGGCGGCTCCATGTGTGCCAAGTGCGTCCGAGACAG GATCAAGCGCGCTTTCCTTATTGAGGAGCAGAAAATCGTGGTGAAAGTGTTGAAGGcacaggcacagagccagaaagcaaaataa
- the OSTC gene encoding oligosaccharyltransferase complex subunit OSTC, with amino-acid sequence METLYRVPFLVLECPNLKLKKPPWVHMPSAMTVYALVVVSYFLITGGIIYDVIVEPPSVGSMTDEHGHQRPVAFLAYRVNGQYIMEGLASSFLFTMGGLGFIILDRSNAPNIPKLNRFLLLFIGFVCVLLSFFMARVFMRMKLPGYLMG; translated from the exons ATGGAGACTCTCTACCGGGTCCCGTTCCTGGTGCTCGAGTGCCCCAACCTGAAGCTCAAGAAGCCGCCCTGGGTGCACATGCCGTCGGCCATGACGGTGTACGCGCTGGTGGTGGTGTCCTACTTCCTCATCACCGGAG GAATAATTTATGACGTTATTGTTGAGCCTCCAAGTGTCGGCTCTATGACCGACGAACACGGGCACCAGAGACCAGTAGCGTTCTTGGCCTACAG AGTAAACGGACAGTATATCATGGAAGGACTCGCCTCCAGCTTCCTGTTTACAATGGGCGGTTTAGGCTTCATAATCCTGGACCGCTCCAATGCCCCCAACATTCCAAAGCTCAACCGGTTCCTTCTCCTGTTCATCGGCTTCGTCTGCGTCCTGCTGAGCTTCTTCATGGCGCGCGTGTTCATGCGGATGAAGCTGCC GGGCTACCTGATGGGCTAG